Genomic window (Cryptococcus decagattii chromosome 10, complete sequence):
AACTGTTTGACGATGACAGAACCGGAAAGATATCACTCAAGAACTTGAGAAGGGTAGCACGAGAGCTGGGGGAGACCCTCggtgaggaagaattgTGCGTACCTCCTTCGAAAATATCGCGAATTGACTTGTGCTGGGGAGCTGTTTGCTAATAATCGAAAACTGACTCTTTACAGGCAAGCAATGATAGACGAATTCGACCTTGACCAGGATGGGGAGATCAACTTGGAAGAGTTCCTTGCTATCATGTTAGACGGTGAATGAATGGGTTGGGACAAAAGATATTACTAGAGCTGGGGTTATTTACTGATACGCCCTATGTTTGGATGCGATAATCTGTATGTACGGTATAATTTGCATGTTCGGACAAAGTTGTGTACTTGTGAATGTGAATATTGTCATGTTCGTATTGGCTCTCAAAGAAGGAGTATGATGACGGCTCGGCTTAATATGCAAAGTGAGAAATGGAGATAAAGCAAGGTAAGTTCTTTATGTTAATTAGCCAATGAACAAATTGGACGAAGGAGATCCCCCAAACCATCACGCATGCTGCAGTCAACGTTCACTTTGTCATGCGTATCATTTTGCTACCTCCGTAGGGATCTTTGCTGGAGCAATGGCTATTCCAAGCAAATAGGAAGCATTTCACAATGTTCCAACCCTATTGATTTGGCCGAAGGGTGCTTTTTTTAGTCCAAGACGCCAAGCAAGAGGATAATGATAACAATGGTCAAGCCTCATTGTCAGACTCGATAAATCTCAAAAGGCATTTGACTATGTCCGACTCATCCAGAACGACGcagggaagaagaaagcagACATTGCGCGACAGGTAATTCTTAGTGAACGATATCCTGCTGCACCCATTAATTCTGACAAAACCGCAGCTTTTATCTTGAACTTTCCGTCTGGCCCTCTCCCTAGATGCTCCTCCATATTGACGTACAAAATCTGTAAAAACAGAAgcgagatgaagatgtCAAAATAAAATATATAGGTGCATGTTATTACAGCAAAGATCAGCTAAAACCGAGACTTCCTTACGCTCGATGCCACCACCTCCCCTGCCTCATCGGCGCCGCCTGATACTCTCTATCCCTTACCCTTCTCCTGTTAGTGCAGCAAGAGAAGCATACCACAAATGTTGAGAAGAACAGGATGATTGTGGCTGCCAACACCAACCAGATGGCAGCTGAAAAGTCTGCACTGGCAGTGGTATGCTTATTGACCTCATGCTTGACCAGCCCAAAGACGACAAAATCGATGATCATCACCACGAGCGAAACGAGGAATGCCAAGAGCGCAACGAAAGCGGCAAACAGGAAACCTAGATGGTCTGAGCAGAGGGCGATGAGGAAAGATAGGAATGCAATGCCGCATGCGATGGGGTGAAGGATGAAGGCTTTGGTAACATTTTCGAGAGAGTTGTTGACATAGGTATAGTCAGTGAGGTTACCAGTCACATCGGCAATATTATAGCCGATTTGCCTTCCGCTACATATATCTGAGCCCTGATGAACTGTCAGTGAAAATTCGTCCTAAAGGGATGAACTATACTCACAATGATATTTGAACAATATCCAAAGACACCAAATGTGGCTTTTGATGACCCTGTCGTGATATCAAGAAAGGATATATTGTGTATGACGGGTGCAGAAACTGAGAAGAACGCGGAGATCAGATTTATTCAAAGTACGAAATCAAAGACATGAAAAACTCACTGGTAGCTACTAGTAACAGCACAGAGGCTGATAATAGCAAAAATGACCCGCAGTGGATTGGACCGAGAGCCATTATGGTGGTCTAGTCGCGAGTGTCCGTGTAAAAGTAGTGGAAGAAAGTGATTGCTGGGTGTTTGAAAACAGTAGTAAAATGTTTTAGGACTGGCTTGCAATACGATTGCTAATAAGCCACAAAACCCTcagttcaagaagctaCGAACCAAATATCCAATCATCTGGCCCACTCACCCTCAAATCAAAGGATCTCGTAATTCTTGGGGTTCGGTTCAAAGGCGAAGTGTAAAGTCTCGCCCTGTgatgaaaaaagaaaagaaggcgGAAAGAGAAGACATTAGTTCTATATATCTACTCCATTCGTTGTCACCCATCACCCATGAAGCGAGGGCACAGCAGGGCTCAGTCGCTGTGTAAACATCTCGCAGCGTCTCAACATGGCAACAACGGCTTTTTAGCCGAAAAACGAGGCACCTGATAAATAAAGGCTGTGTTTTCCTGCTGGCGAAATGACATCACTGATTATCGGACGTCACCGTTTCATTTTTTTAATTTTATTTTTAgcgaggaaaaaaaagcagTTGCGGTGCAGTTTGTGGTGATTTTTTTAAAAGCTTATCCATTCCATGTCCTGGAGTGTTGGATGCTGTAGATGCACCATCAAGGCCGTATACAAATAACAAGACAGAGAAAGGTATAGCCTAGAAGACTGAACAACATTCTCTTACAGTGTTCTCGCCCGTAGCttaaaaaaagaaatcgAGACTTTCGGCTTATCATGAAGGTTCGGTTGTCGGATCTGCCCGAGATAAGATTATCTCAATCCTTTTGGGCCTGCCGGAAAGGTGCTTTCACAATTCCCCGGGAGCGAGACTTCGGGGGACTGTGAGCGATTGCTGGTTCAAAAGCAGAGAGGTGACTAGGAGAGATTGCTAATACTACAACAAGTGTACAAGTATGCCAAGTAACGTAATTGCCTGCTAACCCTATTCTTTTTAAAGGACAGCATCAATACTATGCGTGTTTCTTACTTGTACATTGATTACATATTCCTTCATTCACTCGATCACGTCTTTAGTTTTAAAGGCTAGCTTTGGCACCGCCCTTAGTGCCGACACCTTCAAGGTACCCCAATAAATCACTTGTCAAGAAATCACTCGGCCAATCGGCCTTGACCTGCTGAGCCATATACTCAGATGCAATCTTGACGTGAGATGGGTCTATACCGGGGAGTTTTGAGACTTTGGATGCTTCTTCAGAGAGGATGGTTTGGACGTAAGAGGGATTGATGTCTTTGCCGGAGTCCTGCCagaaaacaaaaaggaagagatgagcTATAGAACAAAcggagaggaagatgagagaaagatgatggaagaCTTACTGTCTTGGAGCCATACTTGCACCACTGCCAAAGTTGCACTCTGGCGATTTCCGCCGTTGCAGCATCCTCCATCAAGTGATTGATCGGCACACACCCATTTCCACTAATCCATGCCGCACAATACGACAAAGCGGCGCTTACATTGTCCCTCAACCCTTGTTCTGTAATCTTTCCAGGGACAGAAGGATCAGCAATCTGCTTGTCCGTGACTCTAACATCTTCGCGGCGGACGTGATACTGGTTCGGGCCTGGCATGTGTTGGTTAAAGATCTCGAGAGCGATGGGAATGAGGGCGGGGTGAGCAACCCATGTGCCGTCATGCCCGGCAGTGACTTCACGGAGTTTGTCGGCGCGAACTTTCGACATGGCGCGTTCGTTTGCGGCGGGATCGTTCTTGATAGGAATCTGGGCAGACATGCCTCCCATAGCGGCTACCTTTCGCCTGTTTATTGGGTTGTTAGCTGTCGGTTAGGAGGGCAGGATTGGGAAATACAGGTAAAATGCGTGCTTACTTATGACAAGTTTGGATGAGTAGGCGGACGTAAGCGTCCATGAAGGGGACAGTCATGGTAACGTCAGATCGATCGGGGAAGACGCAGTTCTTGTGAGCTCGTTGCTTCTTGATGCTACGTCTCATCAGTACTCATTCCCCGTTTTCCTAAAGCCGTGACAAATAACGAATAACCACTTACAAACTGAAGATGTAATCCCATCGCCCACAATTCAAACCGGCAGAATGTTCTTTCAACTCATACAaaatctcttccatctgGAACGCCGCGGGCAAAGTCTCAATCAATACTGTCGCCCTAATCACACCCTGCTGCACCCCCAAGTGACTTGTCGCAAGGGAGAAGGCATCGTTCCAAAGACGAGCTTCGAGATGGTGCTCCATCTTAGGGAGGTAAAAATAAGGCCCAGAACCTCGGGAGATGAGTTCGCGGGCGTTGTGGAAAAAGTAAAGACCAAAGTCGAAGAGGGACCCGGACATGGGAGTGCCGTCGATAATCAAACGGGGCTCAGGAAGGTGCCACCCTCGGGGTCTTATTTCAAATAATTAACCGAAAAAGTCACGACCTTTAGAAAGTATGACTTACCGGACCAAAAGCACAGCAGGCTTCTCGGAGAGTTTGTAAGCCTTGCCGTTGATTTCAAAGTCAATTTGTCGTCTATGTACCCTGGTCAGATTCCTTTGAATGTTTacgaaagaagaaaatttACCGGATTGCATCGTAAAGATTGACCTGTCCCAGAACCATGTTTGACCAGGTAGGAGAGTTAGAGTCTGTCCTCAACGTTATCAGTATAACAGCAATGTCCAGGTATCAACAACCGACTCACCTTCAAAATCGGCCATAAAGGTCTTAGCACCAGAGTTCAAAGCGTTGACGACCATCTTCCTGTCGGTCGGGCCGGTAATCTCAACTCTGTATCCTTGCTCAGTTCTAATTCCTCTTGATAAAAGTAAGAGAAGGAGCGAGAAAGACATACCGACGGTCTTCAAGCCCTGGACCAGGAGGGGCACAACTCCAAGCAAGGTTCTCTCTAATCTCCCTGGTTTCTGGGAGGAACGAGAGGGACTTGCCTTGGTCCAGCTCCGCCTGAACCTTTTCACGGTTTTTTAACAGTTCTAATCTTCGCTTGTTGAATGTTCTATGGAGCACGGCGAGGAACTCGAGGGCTTGGGTAGAGAGGATGTGCTCACCGCCCTTGGGGATAGGGACAGTGAGGTAGATACCTTGAGGGAGGGACATTGTACCGTTATATCGTCTATGCAAGTGTTGATAACTGACTGATTGATCGATGTAAAGAACTGGAAGGGGAAAGCTGTGAGAGTCACCGGGAAATTTGGGAAAGCAGGTCTTATATATATGCAGCTGTTGTCTCAAGGCTATCGGCTCCCCGTCGGCTGAGAATGGCGATACTGAAATTATCAGTGGGAATTGTACGGATCACAGCCCTCCATCAACCAATAACCGGCGCCGAGCCACGCGCAAAATCTCCGGCCTTATCGGTAACAGAGATAACCGGCGTTTTGCACTTCTGGACGAATCAAATTGCTTCGACGGGTTTACTCGCTTTTACGAGTTGTGAACGTCGTTCTTTCAAATCTGCTTATGTTGTATTTCGTTTAAGAAATGAGTCGAGAGCAGCCGAGAGGCCAAAGTATAGACTGACGATGCATTCTTTTTGCTGTGTTTGCAAGTGGGGCTGAAACGCTGACAAATTGCTTATCACGAAATAACTTCAACAAAGCGGTAAGAGGCAGAACATGTTAGGCTCGACAAGACTGCAAGCTTTAGGCTCGAAGGGGTTAGACTCGAATCGGTTAGGCTCGAAGATGAAAGGAGTGTATCATGTTGATCATGACGTCATTCTGCGCAACAGACATGCGTTGAATTTCGTGCATCACACAGACGTTTCCTATCAAGACCGCCTACACGTAAAAACAGAACCCCACATTATTAATGCTCACTCACAGGCAAAAACACATCCAGCCCAACCACTCCAACCCGTAAGCAATCAGCAATGGGCTTGTTCTCAAAGGTTAAAGATCAATTCACCCAATCCTCCCCCTCTTACGACTTTCCACCTCCCACTCCTTCAATCCCTCTGGGTCCCAGCGCAATATTCCGTTACCGTAAACAACGAGGAGTCAACTTGGGATCATGGTTCTCCCTCGAACAATGGATCTGTCCTCACGTTTTCAGAGGTGCCAAACCTCCGGGGCAAAGTGACTATGACGTGGCTAGTGGGAACGACGCAAAGAGGATCTTAGAGGAACACTGGGATACTTGGATcaatgaagatgatatGAAATGGATTGCATCTAGGGGATTTAACAGTGTCCGACTTCCAGTAAGTCTACCACAGATCTGGGCAATAGTTACTTGCTGACATTATCCTGTCGGGACTCAGATAGCATATTATCACCTCTGCGGGCCTCTCCCTGAAGTTCTGAAAGGCACTGATTTTGAGTCATTTCGCAATGTTTTTGA
Coding sequences:
- a CDS encoding malate synthase A gives rise to the protein MSLPQGIYLTVPIPKGGEHILSTQALEFLAVLHRTFNKRRLELLKNREKVQAELDQGKSLSFLPETREIRENLAWSCAPPGPGLEDRRVEITGPTDRKMVVNALNSGAKTFMADFEDSNSPTWSNMVLGQVNLYDAIRRQIDFEINGKAYKLSEKPAVLLVRPRGWHLPEPRLIIDGTPMSGSLFDFGLYFFHNARELISRGSGPYFYLPKMEHHLEARLWNDAFSLATSHLGVQQGVIRATVLIETLPAAFQMEEILYELKEHSAGLNCGRWDYIFSFIKKQRAHKNCVFPDRSDVTMTVPFMDAYVRLLIQTCHKRKVAAMGGMSAQIPIKNDPAANERAMSKVRADKLREVTAGHDGTWVAHPALIPIALEIFNQHMPGPNQYHVRREDVRVTDKQIADPSVPGKITEQGLRDNVSAALSYCAAWISGNGCVPINHLMEDAATAEIARVQLWQWCKYGSKTDSGKDINPSYVQTILSEEASKVSKLPGIDPSHVKIASEYMAQQVKADWPSDFLTSDLLGYLEGVGTKGGAKASL